Proteins found in one Mytilus edulis chromosome 2, xbMytEdul2.2, whole genome shotgun sequence genomic segment:
- the LOC139511858 gene encoding beta-1,3-galactosyltransferase 1-like isoform X2 — protein sequence MWRIHRKKNNVCITILTCVCLGNLLLYIAFTNLRAEYIKIKHHSDGRIQTKLNVKETEDGEEHERYIVNEPFKCNQRNVELIIVVCSSLDHFKQRKAIRETWGKSAKNESFKLVFLVGTWLQSRFSKINNIFSKEISTYRDIVQGDFIDSYQNLTLKSIYMLHWVKTYCSHANFLLKTDDDMYINIPNLFRALRKQILTKFLMGNLITGAKPVQDKSSKWYTPKNTFPEVYYPPYLSGTSYVISNTVLSELYNATKSSKYFWLEDVFITGVCAKVAGIFQIHRNDMTFNTPEPFGCSLKSLISGHKIKWQTMYSVHQEVIYDNSSVCNKSK from the coding sequence ATGTGGCGAATACATCGAAAGAAAAATAATGTATGCATAACAATATTAACATGCGTATGTTTAGGAAATTTATTGCTCTACATAGCCTTTACCAATCTGCGGGCGgaatatataaagataaaacatCACTCTGATGGGCGGATACAGACTAAACTAAACGTAAAAGAAACAGAGGATGGCGAGGAACATGAAAGATACATTGTTAACGAACCATTTAAGTGTAATCAACGAAATGTGGAGCTAATCATCGTTGTTTGCTCAAGTCTCGATCATTTCAAACAAAGAAAAGCAATTCGAGAGACGTGGGGAAAAAGTGCAAAAAATGAAAGTTTCAAATTAGTATTTTTAGTAGGAACATGGTTACAGAGTCGGTTTTCgaaaataaataatatcttttcaaaagaaatttcaaCGTATAGAGATATAGTACAAGGTGATTTTATCGATTCGtatcaaaatttaactttgaaatcTATATACATGTTGCATTGGGTAAAGACCTATTGCAGCCATGCTAATTTTTTGTTGAAAACAGACGATGATATGTATATAAACATTCCAAATTTGTTTCGAGCACTTAGGAAACAGATTTTAACGAAATTCCTAATGGGCAATTTAATCACAGGAGCTAAACCAGTGCAAGATAAAAGCTCAAAATGGTATACACCGAAAAATACATTCCCGGAAGTTTACTATCCGCCATATTTGTCAGGAACTTCATACGTCATTTCCAATACCGTTTTATCAGAACTTTATAATGCTACGAAATCATCAAAATACTTTTGGTTGGAGGATGTTTTTATAACTGGTGTTTGTGCCAAAGTTGCGGGAATATTTCAAATTCACCGGAATGACATGACATTCAATACACCAGAACCATTTGGTTGTTCATTAAAATCATTAATATCGGGACATAAAATTAAATGGCAAACCATGTACTCAGTTCATCAGGAAGTTATATACGATAATAGCAGCGTATGTAATAagtctaaataa
- the LOC139511858 gene encoding beta-1,3-galactosyltransferase 1-like isoform X1 yields MQLLLFIAFEWKLDVLLQKYISINRMWRIHRKKNNVCITILTCVCLGNLLLYIAFTNLRAEYIKIKHHSDGRIQTKLNVKETEDGEEHERYIVNEPFKCNQRNVELIIVVCSSLDHFKQRKAIRETWGKSAKNESFKLVFLVGTWLQSRFSKINNIFSKEISTYRDIVQGDFIDSYQNLTLKSIYMLHWVKTYCSHANFLLKTDDDMYINIPNLFRALRKQILTKFLMGNLITGAKPVQDKSSKWYTPKNTFPEVYYPPYLSGTSYVISNTVLSELYNATKSSKYFWLEDVFITGVCAKVAGIFQIHRNDMTFNTPEPFGCSLKSLISGHKIKWQTMYSVHQEVIYDNSSVCNKSK; encoded by the exons ATGCAACTTCTGTTATTTATAGCTTTTGAGTGGAAACTAGATGTTTTActgcaaaaatatatttcaataaatag AATGTGGCGAATACATCGAAAGAAAAATAATGTATGCATAACAATATTAACATGCGTATGTTTAGGAAATTTATTGCTCTACATAGCCTTTACCAATCTGCGGGCGgaatatataaagataaaacatCACTCTGATGGGCGGATACAGACTAAACTAAACGTAAAAGAAACAGAGGATGGCGAGGAACATGAAAGATACATTGTTAACGAACCATTTAAGTGTAATCAACGAAATGTGGAGCTAATCATCGTTGTTTGCTCAAGTCTCGATCATTTCAAACAAAGAAAAGCAATTCGAGAGACGTGGGGAAAAAGTGCAAAAAATGAAAGTTTCAAATTAGTATTTTTAGTAGGAACATGGTTACAGAGTCGGTTTTCgaaaataaataatatcttttcaaaagaaatttcaaCGTATAGAGATATAGTACAAGGTGATTTTATCGATTCGtatcaaaatttaactttgaaatcTATATACATGTTGCATTGGGTAAAGACCTATTGCAGCCATGCTAATTTTTTGTTGAAAACAGACGATGATATGTATATAAACATTCCAAATTTGTTTCGAGCACTTAGGAAACAGATTTTAACGAAATTCCTAATGGGCAATTTAATCACAGGAGCTAAACCAGTGCAAGATAAAAGCTCAAAATGGTATACACCGAAAAATACATTCCCGGAAGTTTACTATCCGCCATATTTGTCAGGAACTTCATACGTCATTTCCAATACCGTTTTATCAGAACTTTATAATGCTACGAAATCATCAAAATACTTTTGGTTGGAGGATGTTTTTATAACTGGTGTTTGTGCCAAAGTTGCGGGAATATTTCAAATTCACCGGAATGACATGACATTCAATACACCAGAACCATTTGGTTGTTCATTAAAATCATTAATATCGGGACATAAAATTAAATGGCAAACCATGTACTCAGTTCATCAGGAAGTTATATACGATAATAGCAGCGTATGTAATAagtctaaataa